The following are encoded together in the Blautia obeum ATCC 29174 genome:
- a CDS encoding response regulator transcription factor has protein sequence MTNVLIVDDEKIEREGLKYLLSREEGERNVFEASNGKQALQIIRSEDIQLVLTDIKMPHMDGLELSRRAKEENPALQIIIFSGYSDFTFAQEAIRYGVTEYILKPVNPEDFHKVIQKAEKVIEQRKKKESREIKEKNFLQQYFLQNYLYSGKLETLEKAKDMINLEKWNGWHCGILLESDVAFFDTAEETLEEEIQKELRRVCFYLNLNARQSLLLFQDVYCDYQLVANHLYNFMKRKYRDSFYLAVSRKFEGCECLPEILEQLEQQMEEKFYHPEKHVFSNEDDVLKLSVGEVQDSQIMQMISEDITRKDTDQLRKHFACLKEKYHDNTKYSAMYIKFVFSNVIQELFQENQFSGERRLEHEIERLYNCRNIMEILEVTEDNIKEYEAFLDRSMSSSRNEVAAVKNYIYQHYEEDLNLEMLAEKVYLSSGYLSFIFKKETGMNLNRYIRVFRMEKAKELLCSTNMKVAQVSERVGFANVSYFCRSFREYYGSSPESYRKGTGEDEQTS, from the coding sequence ATGACAAACGTTCTTATTGTAGATGATGAAAAAATAGAGCGCGAAGGTCTGAAATATCTGCTTTCGAGAGAAGAAGGCGAAAGAAATGTTTTTGAAGCTTCGAACGGAAAACAGGCTCTGCAGATTATTCGGTCAGAGGACATACAACTTGTTTTGACTGACATAAAAATGCCTCATATGGACGGGTTGGAATTATCAAGACGTGCCAAGGAAGAAAATCCGGCATTGCAGATCATAATTTTCAGTGGATACAGTGATTTTACTTTTGCGCAGGAAGCGATTCGCTATGGTGTGACAGAGTATATCCTGAAACCGGTGAATCCGGAAGATTTTCATAAAGTAATTCAGAAGGCAGAGAAAGTGATTGAACAAAGAAAGAAAAAAGAAAGTCGTGAGATCAAAGAGAAAAATTTTCTGCAACAGTATTTTCTGCAAAACTATCTTTACTCCGGCAAGCTAGAAACACTGGAAAAAGCAAAAGATATGATCAATCTGGAAAAATGGAATGGCTGGCATTGTGGAATCTTGCTGGAATCCGATGTCGCTTTTTTTGATACGGCTGAAGAGACTCTGGAAGAGGAAATTCAGAAAGAGTTGAGAAGAGTATGCTTTTATCTGAATTTGAATGCAAGACAGTCGCTTCTCCTTTTTCAGGACGTATATTGCGATTATCAGCTGGTGGCAAATCATCTTTATAATTTTATGAAACGAAAATACAGAGACAGTTTTTATCTGGCAGTCAGCCGTAAATTTGAAGGTTGTGAGTGTCTGCCGGAAATCCTTGAGCAGCTGGAACAGCAGATGGAAGAGAAATTTTATCATCCGGAAAAACATGTTTTCTCAAATGAAGATGATGTACTGAAACTGTCGGTGGGAGAAGTGCAGGATTCGCAGATCATGCAGATGATCTCAGAAGACATCACACGGAAGGATACAGATCAGCTGAGAAAGCATTTCGCATGCCTGAAAGAAAAATATCATGATAATACAAAGTATTCAGCAATGTATATCAAGTTTGTTTTCTCGAATGTCATTCAGGAACTGTTTCAGGAAAATCAGTTTTCTGGAGAGCGGCGTCTTGAGCATGAGATAGAACGATTGTATAACTGTAGAAATATCATGGAAATCCTTGAAGTGACTGAAGATAATATCAAGGAATACGAGGCATTTCTTGACCGTTCTATGAGTAGTTCTAGAAATGAAGTGGCAGCAGTCAAAAATTATATCTATCAGCATTATGAGGAAGATCTGAATCTTGAAATGCTGGCAGAAAAAGTCTATCTGTCTTCCGGATACCTCAGTTTTATCTTCAAAAAAGAGACCGGCATGAATTTGAACCGATATATACGTGTGTTCCGGATGGAGAAGGCAAAAGAACTTCTCTGCAGCACCAATATGAAGGTGGCACAGGTCAGTGAACGTGTTGGTTTTGCAAATGTTTCTTATTTCTGCAGAAGTTTCCGGGAATATTACGGAAGCAGTCCGGAATCATACAGGAAAGGAACCGGAGAGGATGAACAGACTTCGTAA
- a CDS encoding carbohydrate ABC transporter permease, which translates to MENKKRNSVATVILTIVCVLWMYPIVLIFINSLKKEAAITTSGVFSLPTGETWNGVANFVASVTQMDFLKSFWYSLVISVMSVVLIMLCCSMAAWYIVRVNGKLSKMFYYLCVFSMVVPFQMVMFTLAKTADTLKLNNPYNICIIYLGFGAGLAVFMFTGFVKGIPLEIEEAALIDGCSPLQVFFKVLIPILKPTIISTAILELMWVWNDYLLPTLVLDIKKYKTIPMAVQYFRGSFGHVQMGPMMASIMIDIIPIIIVYLVCQKYIIEGVVAGAVKG; encoded by the coding sequence ATGGAAAATAAAAAAAGAAATTCCGTTGCAACGGTCATACTGACAATTGTCTGTGTCCTTTGGATGTATCCGATTGTTTTGATATTTATCAACTCATTGAAAAAAGAAGCTGCGATTACTACTTCTGGAGTGTTCAGCCTTCCTACAGGTGAAACTTGGAATGGTGTTGCAAACTTTGTAGCGAGTGTTACTCAGATGGATTTCCTGAAATCTTTCTGGTACAGTCTTGTAATTTCTGTAATGTCTGTAGTTCTTATCATGTTATGTTGTTCAATGGCAGCATGGTATATTGTTCGTGTAAATGGAAAACTGTCCAAGATGTTTTATTATCTCTGCGTGTTCAGTATGGTAGTTCCTTTCCAGATGGTTATGTTTACACTGGCAAAAACTGCAGATACTTTAAAATTGAATAATCCATACAATATCTGCATTATTTATCTTGGATTTGGTGCAGGACTGGCGGTATTTATGTTTACAGGATTTGTAAAAGGTATTCCGCTTGAGATTGAGGAAGCAGCTCTGATTGATGGATGTAGTCCGTTACAGGTGTTTTTTAAAGTTTTAATTCCGATATTAAAACCAACAATTATTTCAACAGCGATCCTGGAACTGATGTGGGTATGGAACGATTACCTTCTTCCAACACTGGTTCTTGATATTAAAAAATATAAGACTATTCCGATGGCAGTCCAGTATTTCCGTGGCAGCTTCGGACATGTACAGATGGGACCAATGATGGCAAGTATTATGATCGATATCATTCCGATCATCATCGTATATCTGGTTTGCCAGAAGTACATTATTGAAGGCGTTGTAGCAGGTGCCGTAAAAGGCTGA
- a CDS encoding carbohydrate ABC transporter permease: MVGRTIKKWWPVFVLPTFAAFVIGFLWPFIWGIYLSFCKFTTVQDVTFVGFSNYSKILLDSTFSHSFWLTVVFAFVSSILINVLAFFIALALTKGYRGTNAFRTVFFMPNLIGGIVLGYIWQTLLNGLLSKWGQPLLSLSAKNGFIGMLILLMWQQIGYMMIIYIAGLNNVSPDLIEAAQIDGATSRQILFKIKIPMIMPSVTICTFLTLTNGFKMFDQNLSLTGGDPGKQSQLLALNIYDTFYARSGPQWKGIGQAKAVVFFVLVVVIALIQLRATSSKEVQQ, from the coding sequence ATGGTAGGAAGAACGATCAAAAAGTGGTGGCCGGTTTTTGTATTACCAACCTTTGCGGCATTTGTAATCGGTTTCCTGTGGCCTTTTATCTGGGGCATCTATCTTTCATTCTGCAAATTTACAACAGTGCAGGATGTAACATTTGTTGGATTTTCAAATTATTCTAAGATTTTACTTGATAGTACATTCAGTCATTCTTTCTGGCTGACAGTTGTATTTGCATTCGTATCCAGTATTCTGATCAACGTGCTTGCATTTTTTATCGCACTGGCACTGACCAAAGGATACAGAGGAACAAATGCATTCCGTACGGTATTCTTTATGCCGAACCTGATCGGTGGTATTGTACTTGGTTATATCTGGCAGACATTGCTGAATGGTCTGCTTTCCAAGTGGGGACAGCCACTGCTTTCACTTTCAGCAAAAAATGGTTTTATCGGTATGCTCATTCTGCTTATGTGGCAGCAGATTGGATATATGATGATCATTTACATTGCAGGTCTGAACAATGTATCACCTGACCTGATCGAGGCAGCTCAGATCGATGGTGCAACAAGCAGACAGATTCTGTTTAAGATTAAAATTCCGATGATTATGCCATCTGTAACAATCTGTACATTCCTGACTCTGACTAATGGTTTCAAGATGTTCGACCAGAACCTCTCACTGACCGGTGGTGATCCTGGAAAACAGTCTCAGTTACTGGCGTTAAATATTTATGATACATTCTATGCAAGAAGCGGACCTCAATGGAAGGGTATTGGACAGGCAAAAGCTGTTGTATTCTTTGTTCTGGTAGTTGTAATTGCATTGATCCAGCTTCGTGCAACATCATCTAAGGAGGTGCAGCAGTAA
- a CDS encoding ABC transporter substrate-binding protein produces the protein MKMKKITAMSMAALMAATMIPSVPVMADGGGKVYYLNFKPEQDEAWQNLAKAYTEETGTDVTVVTAASGQYETTLQSEMAKSDAPTLFQVNGPVGLKNWKDYCYDLKDADITKELTSDAYELKDGDAVAGIAYVIESYGLITNKTLLEKAGYTLDDIKSFDDLKKVADDIQARKDEIGVKGAFTSAGMDGSSDWRFKTHLANLPIYYEYKADGIDDTEAIKGTYLDQYKNVFDLYITDSTCDGSELSAKTADDSRNEFVNGDAVFYQNGSWEYAELAKTYSDDELAMIPIYFGVDDENEGLATGTENYWCVNKNASEEDVQATLDFMNWCVTSEAGTKSMSEDMGFTIPFKTAVAPTNVFVKQDAEYTEAGLTPVSWNFTTMPSEEWKNGLGTALTAYAAGTGDWDAVVSAFVDGWATEKALSE, from the coding sequence ATGAAAATGAAAAAAATTACAGCAATGAGCATGGCAGCTTTAATGGCAGCTACAATGATCCCGTCAGTACCGGTTATGGCAGACGGAGGCGGAAAGGTTTACTACCTCAACTTCAAACCAGAGCAGGATGAAGCCTGGCAGAACCTGGCAAAAGCTTACACAGAAGAAACAGGAACAGATGTAACAGTAGTTACAGCAGCATCCGGACAGTATGAGACAACTCTTCAGTCAGAAATGGCAAAGAGCGATGCACCGACACTGTTCCAGGTAAATGGACCGGTTGGCCTTAAAAACTGGAAAGATTACTGCTACGATCTGAAAGATGCAGATATTACAAAAGAACTTACATCTGATGCGTATGAACTGAAAGATGGAGATGCTGTAGCTGGTATCGCATATGTAATTGAATCTTACGGACTTATCACAAACAAAACATTACTTGAAAAAGCAGGATATACTCTGGATGATATCAAGAGCTTTGATGACCTCAAAAAAGTAGCAGACGACATTCAGGCACGTAAAGATGAAATTGGTGTAAAAGGTGCTTTCACCTCAGCAGGTATGGACGGATCCTCTGACTGGAGATTCAAAACACATCTTGCAAACCTTCCAATCTACTATGAATACAAAGCAGATGGAATCGATGATACAGAAGCAATCAAAGGAACATATCTTGATCAGTATAAGAATGTATTTGATCTGTACATTACAGATTCTACATGCGATGGAAGCGAACTTTCAGCTAAAACAGCTGATGACTCCAGAAATGAATTTGTAAATGGAGATGCAGTATTTTATCAGAATGGTTCCTGGGAATATGCAGAACTCGCTAAGACATACAGCGATGATGAACTTGCTATGATCCCGATCTACTTCGGCGTTGACGATGAGAACGAGGGACTTGCAACTGGTACAGAAAACTACTGGTGTGTAAATAAGAATGCATCTGAAGAAGATGTTCAGGCAACTCTGGATTTCATGAACTGGTGTGTAACATCTGAAGCAGGAACAAAATCTATGTCTGAAGACATGGGATTCACAATTCCTTTCAAAACAGCAGTTGCTCCTACAAACGTATTTGTAAAACAGGATGCTGAGTACACAGAAGCTGGTCTTACACCTGTATCATGGAACTTCACAACAATGCCATCTGAAGAGTGGAAGAATGGTCTTGGTACAGCTCTTACAGCATATGCAGCAGGCACAGGTGACTGGGATGCAGTAGTTAGCGCATTCGTTGATGGATGGGCTACAGAAAAAGCTCTTTCTGAATAA
- a CDS encoding HdeD family acid-resistance protein encodes MWEKINNFLKGQIVTSIIYIALGACLVFMPVSTVNVICKFVFGILLILVGLYHILIYVAEKLNSTIFDLFSGGVLMVLGIFLFMNPQIVVKLLPILLGTFILVDSIWSLKGSLKLKKRGADSWKFLLLGSIIFIALGISLVVKPFTMVKYTVIFAGWIFLCNGVIDMIYLILLRKGLKEIKQDVEAVDADGEIISGEDSGETDDLDTEASVQPEEPIAPEPEYAPWSSRKKTDSTAPKERTEEMEGTMSESDDVTEDAFSECLEEKESAGMENASQEGFCKEEADREVSEMEESLDVEQENENETSVEAPTGTITGQENDTPPAGRGAYVVSEPTITDDDLSDTKDESLLGRFSRKRKHNKKED; translated from the coding sequence ATGTGGGAAAAAATCAATAACTTTTTAAAAGGGCAGATTGTAACATCAATCATATACATAGCCCTTGGTGCATGTCTGGTATTTATGCCGGTCAGTACTGTGAATGTAATATGTAAGTTTGTATTTGGAATTTTGCTGATTCTGGTAGGTTTGTATCATATCCTGATCTATGTGGCGGAAAAACTGAATTCCACGATTTTTGATCTGTTTTCTGGTGGTGTTCTGATGGTACTTGGAATCTTCCTGTTTATGAACCCGCAGATTGTTGTCAAGCTTCTCCCGATTTTGCTTGGCACATTTATTCTGGTGGACAGCATCTGGTCACTGAAGGGAAGCCTGAAACTCAAAAAACGTGGTGCAGACTCCTGGAAGTTCCTTCTTCTGGGAAGCATTATTTTCATTGCACTTGGTATTTCACTGGTAGTAAAACCATTTACAATGGTGAAATACACGGTAATCTTTGCCGGATGGATATTCCTCTGTAATGGTGTGATTGATATGATCTATCTGATTCTTCTGAGAAAAGGTCTGAAAGAAATCAAACAGGATGTGGAAGCAGTGGATGCAGATGGCGAGATTATTTCTGGTGAAGATAGCGGTGAGACAGATGATCTGGATACAGAAGCTTCCGTACAGCCGGAAGAACCGATTGCACCGGAACCGGAATATGCACCATGGAGTTCCCGTAAGAAAACGGATTCTACAGCTCCAAAAGAGCGTACAGAAGAAATGGAAGGCACAATGTCAGAGAGTGATGATGTGACAGAGGATGCATTTTCAGAGTGCCTTGAAGAAAAAGAATCCGCAGGTATGGAAAATGCCAGCCAGGAAGGTTTCTGTAAAGAAGAAGCGGATAGAGAAGTTTCCGAGATGGAAGAGTCACTTGATGTTGAACAGGAAAACGAAAATGAGACATCAGTAGAAGCACCGACAGGTACAATAACCGGACAGGAGAACGATACACCACCAGCCGGCAGAGGCGCATATGTTGTATCCGAGCCAACGATCACAGATGATGATCTCTCCGACACAAAAGATGAGAGCCTTCTTGGAAGGTTCTCCCGCAAACGTAAACATAATAAAAAAGAAGACTGA
- a CDS encoding threonine/serine ThrE exporter family protein, protein MMQPVIRKNHMDIAWHEYTDENGADIPVTQASLTEKASIIGRVGIMFLSCGTGAWRVRSSMNTLAEIMGITCTADIGLMSIEYTCFDGEEGFTQSLCLTNTGVNTSKLNRLEHFIREFEIDGKDMSGEELHTLLDDIERIHGLYSPIALGFAAALACCGFTFLLGGGFIEMFCAFVGAGFGNFLRCKLTKHHFTLFLCIVSSVSLACLVYAGFLKIGEMLFGISVQHEAGYICAMLFIIPGFPFITSGIDLAKLDMRSGTERLMYALIVVLVATMAAWIMALLLHLQPVDFIKMSMPVGMWIVLHLIASFCGVFGFSVMFNSPVRLAATAAMIGAVANTLRLELVDLSAIPPAAAAFIGALTAGILASLIKNKVGYPRISLTVPSIVIMVPGLYLYRGFYNLGIMSLSVAASWFAAAILIIAALPLGLIFARILTDKTFRYCT, encoded by the coding sequence ATGATGCAACCGGTGATCAGAAAAAATCACATGGACATTGCCTGGCACGAATATACGGATGAAAATGGTGCTGATATTCCGGTCACGCAGGCGAGTCTGACAGAAAAAGCATCAATCATCGGACGAGTGGGGATTATGTTTCTGTCCTGTGGAACAGGTGCATGGCGAGTCAGAAGTTCGATGAATACCCTGGCTGAGATTATGGGAATTACCTGTACCGCAGATATTGGTTTGATGTCGATTGAGTATACCTGTTTTGATGGTGAGGAGGGCTTTACCCAGTCCCTTTGTCTCACTAATACAGGAGTAAACACATCAAAACTGAATCGTCTGGAACATTTTATCCGGGAATTTGAAATTGATGGAAAAGACATGTCAGGAGAAGAACTGCATACGCTGCTGGATGATATTGAACGAATTCATGGACTTTACTCCCCGATTGCACTTGGATTCGCTGCGGCACTTGCGTGCTGTGGATTTACTTTTTTACTCGGCGGTGGTTTTATTGAAATGTTCTGCGCTTTTGTAGGTGCCGGATTTGGCAATTTTCTCCGATGCAAACTGACAAAACATCATTTTACCCTGTTTTTATGCATTGTATCGTCGGTTTCTCTGGCCTGCCTTGTTTATGCAGGATTTTTGAAGATTGGCGAAATGCTGTTTGGCATTTCGGTACAGCATGAGGCCGGTTATATATGTGCCATGTTGTTTATCATTCCGGGATTTCCGTTTATTACCAGTGGGATTGACCTTGCCAAGCTGGATATGAGATCGGGTACAGAACGTTTGATGTATGCGCTGATCGTCGTTCTGGTGGCAACAATGGCTGCCTGGATCATGGCATTGCTTCTTCACCTGCAGCCGGTAGACTTTATTAAGATGTCCATGCCAGTAGGAATGTGGATAGTACTTCACCTGATAGCAAGTTTCTGCGGGGTATTTGGCTTTTCTGTTATGTTTAACAGTCCGGTAAGGCTGGCAGCAACGGCAGCGATGATCGGGGCTGTTGCAAATACACTCAGACTGGAACTTGTGGATCTGTCAGCTATTCCACCGGCTGCAGCAGCGTTCATCGGTGCATTAACTGCAGGAATCCTTGCATCCCTGATTAAAAACAAAGTAGGATACCCGAGAATCTCCCTGACGGTTCCTTCAATTGTCATTATGGTTCCGGGTTTGTATCTGTATAGAGGATTTTATAATCTTGGGATTATGTCACTTTCTGTTGCTGCTTCCTGGTTTGCGGCAGCAATCCTGATCATAGCAGCCCTTCCCCTGGGACTGATCTTTGCAAGGATACTGACTGATAAAACATTCCGGTATTGTACATGA
- a CDS encoding DUF4866 domain-containing protein, translating into MSTIFPREEKAEQIFDEILKNPRACERLKDTFFAAIPSAEESEGAGTDIPGTVFAAALFNAYENKDLSAFMMAVCNNSVFDLLRNSFLIPIRFNDKGVENPIFLTDENGNLLDESKNHIYEKKYKMFHKLFEEQDEIPDYRMYMADGFRESHGYTQNGEIETIRNAEHTGILLLFEFPQSVDLEINEEKIYAIVWEYLMKLQEELPRALMYYGKRDEHGIEKHTSKLGIFLPFCHFEREMEKNIELANGIGLGCREAILSEMKVLEK; encoded by the coding sequence ATGAGCACAATATTTCCAAGAGAAGAAAAAGCGGAACAGATTTTTGACGAGATCCTGAAGAATCCACGTGCCTGCGAACGTTTAAAAGATACATTTTTTGCAGCGATTCCGTCAGCAGAAGAGAGTGAGGGTGCAGGAACGGACATTCCGGGAACGGTCTTTGCTGCGGCTTTATTCAACGCTTATGAAAATAAAGATCTTTCTGCATTTATGATGGCAGTCTGCAATAACAGTGTATTTGATCTTCTCCGGAATTCTTTTCTGATTCCAATCCGTTTTAATGACAAAGGGGTGGAGAATCCAATATTCCTTACAGATGAAAACGGAAACCTTCTGGATGAATCAAAAAATCATATCTATGAAAAGAAGTATAAGATGTTCCATAAACTCTTTGAAGAGCAGGATGAGATTCCAGACTACCGTATGTATATGGCAGATGGATTTCGTGAAAGTCATGGATATACTCAGAACGGAGAGATTGAGACAATACGGAATGCGGAACATACAGGAATCCTTTTACTCTTCGAATTCCCTCAGTCTGTAGATCTGGAAATCAATGAAGAAAAAATATATGCAATAGTCTGGGAATATCTGATGAAATTACAGGAGGAGCTGCCACGTGCATTGATGTATTATGGTAAACGTGACGAGCATGGAATTGAAAAACACACCAGCAAACTGGGAATCTTCCTGCCATTCTGTCATTTTGAAAGAGAAATGGAAAAGAATATTGAACTTGCGAATGGTATCGGACTGGGATGCAGGGAAGCGATTCTGTCAGAAATGAAGGTGCTGGAAAAATGA
- a CDS encoding DUF951 domain-containing protein: MGLIYDVGDIVTLKKGHPCGSKEWEILRVGADFRLKCMGCGHMIMVPRKMVEKNTKNLKKKEN; this comes from the coding sequence ATGGGACTTATCTACGATGTAGGAGATATTGTTACCCTGAAGAAAGGACATCCATGTGGGAGCAAGGAATGGGAAATCCTGCGAGTGGGTGCAGATTTTCGTCTGAAATGCATGGGGTGTGGACATATGATCATGGTTCCACGTAAGATGGTAGAAAAGAATACGAAGAATCTGAAAAAAAAGGAAAACTAA
- a CDS encoding NAD-dependent protein deacylase — protein MDEKIVKLQELIDQHDNIVFFGGAGVSTESGIPDFRSQDGLYHQKYDFPPETILSHTFFLNHPEEFYKFYRDKMLCDTAKPNAAHLKLAELEEAGKLKAVITQNIDNLHQMAGSKKVLELHGSVYRNHCMRCGKSFDFAYMKHSTGVPRCECGGMIKPDVVLYEEGLDNDTIEESVRAISQAQVLIIGGTSLAVYPAAGLIDYFRGEALVVINKSSTPRDRNADLLIKEPIGQVFSQIKVNK, from the coding sequence ATGGATGAAAAAATCGTGAAACTGCAGGAACTGATCGATCAGCATGACAACATTGTGTTTTTTGGAGGAGCAGGTGTATCGACGGAGAGTGGGATCCCGGATTTCCGTTCCCAGGACGGACTGTATCATCAGAAATATGATTTTCCACCGGAGACGATCCTGAGTCATACATTCTTTCTGAATCATCCGGAGGAATTTTACAAATTTTACAGGGATAAAATGCTCTGTGATACTGCGAAGCCGAATGCGGCTCATCTGAAACTGGCAGAGCTGGAAGAGGCTGGCAAACTAAAAGCGGTCATCACACAGAATATTGATAATCTTCACCAGATGGCAGGAAGTAAGAAAGTTCTGGAACTTCATGGAAGTGTTTACCGCAATCATTGCATGCGCTGTGGAAAATCTTTCGATTTTGCATATATGAAACACAGTACAGGAGTACCACGTTGCGAGTGTGGCGGAATGATCAAACCAGATGTGGTACTTTATGAGGAAGGACTGGATAACGATACGATCGAAGAATCTGTGAGAGCTATTTCGCAGGCACAGGTACTTATCATCGGTGGAACTTCTCTGGCAGTCTATCCGGCGGCCGGACTAATCGATTACTTCCGTGGTGAGGCACTTGTTGTGATCAACAAATCTTCCACGCCGAGAGACCGTAATGCGGACCTTCTTATCAAAGAGCCGATCGGACAGGTTTTCTCACAGATAAAAGTGAACAAATAA
- the srtB gene encoding class B sortase produces the protein MEENKNGTQEQPEQKKKKKSDVILTIALVVAIAVFCYAAYNLYHIYTEYRKGTNEYNSIEEMAVTERDPDSTEVAGPDAQPKPPIDVDFEKLKSINDDVIGWIYVDALPDISYPIVQGKDNQTYLHQTYEKNYNFAGTIFVDYENGRDFNDCNTLVYGHNMKNGSMFGHLKKFTEDEKLYNNDRYFWILTPDKNYRYEIISAYTTGVNSDTYTLFKGPGEEFEEYLKKIKSYSDIKTEDTELTIKDKIVTLSTCTGNESTRFVVQGKRVNAEDDGSGENAGSANSDAASVDSVTVQEG, from the coding sequence ATGGAAGAAAACAAGAACGGTACACAGGAACAGCCTGAACAGAAGAAAAAAAAGAAAAGTGATGTGATTCTTACGATAGCACTGGTTGTGGCAATCGCAGTGTTCTGTTATGCAGCCTACAATCTGTATCATATCTATACAGAATACAGAAAAGGAACGAATGAGTATAATTCAATTGAAGAAATGGCGGTTACAGAACGTGATCCGGACAGTACGGAAGTGGCAGGACCGGACGCACAGCCGAAACCGCCAATAGATGTTGATTTTGAAAAACTGAAGAGTATAAATGATGATGTGATTGGCTGGATCTACGTAGATGCACTGCCGGATATCAGTTATCCGATCGTGCAGGGAAAGGACAATCAGACATATCTTCATCAGACCTATGAGAAGAATTATAATTTTGCAGGAACGATCTTTGTGGATTACGAAAATGGCAGAGATTTCAATGACTGTAATACACTGGTCTACGGACATAACATGAAAAATGGATCAATGTTCGGACATCTGAAGAAGTTTACGGAAGATGAAAAGCTGTATAACAATGACAGATACTTCTGGATTCTGACTCCGGATAAGAATTATCGGTATGAGATCATATCCGCATATACGACTGGAGTGAACAGTGACACATATACATTGTTCAAAGGCCCTGGAGAGGAATTTGAAGAATATCTGAAAAAGATCAAGAGCTATTCGGATATTAAAACAGAAGATACTGAACTGACGATCAAAGATAAGATTGTAACACTGTCTACCTGTACAGGAAATGAATCTACACGATTTGTTGTACAGGGAAAAAGAGTCAATGCCGAGGATGACGGAAGTGGTGAGAATGCGGGAAGTGCTAACAGTGATGCTGCATCGGTAGACAGTGTGACTGTACAGGAGGGATGA